Genomic window (Arthrobacter sp. StoSoilA2):
ATGAATGGGATCCGTCAACCACGCAATGGTGTCCGTAAAAACGTTGCTCATGCCGATGCACCCGGATCCGGCCGTACTGGGGCGTGGGGCAGGTGTGGTCCGGTTTTCGGTTCAGTGAGCAAGGCGGTGCCGTTCTTGCGTTCGCCCGTGCCGCCGCCTGCCGCCCGTGTCCACGGAGTCAGGAGACGCTCCAGCACCACAAGGACTGCATCCATCAGCAAGGCGAGGATAAGGATGGCGATGATGCCAACCACTACTTCGGTGACGAAGGTCCTCTGCAAACCATCGGTGAACAGGATTCCGAGGTTGCCGACTCCCAACAGGGCAGCAACGCTGACCAGCGAGATGTTGCTGACTGACACGACGCGGAGCCCGGCGAAAAGGACCGGCAGTGACAGCGGGAGGTCCACCTGGAAGAAGCGGGCCGAGGGCTTGAAGCCCATGGCCACGGCAGCGTTGCGGAGATCGTCGTCAACGGAGTCGAACGCATCCATGGCGGCACGGACCAGCAAGGCCACCGCATAGATCGTCAAGGCGACCACGACGTTGAGGGGATCCAGGATCCGCGTGCCCAGGATGGTGGGCAGGATGATGAAAAGCGCCAGGGACGGGATGGTGTAGAGCAAGGACGTCGCCGTGGCCACCACAGACCTCAGGGTACTGTTCCGCCGGGCGAGCTGCGCCAGGGGAATTGAGATCACCAGCCCAAGCAGCATCGGGATGAGTGCGAGCACAAGGTGCTGGCCGGCCAAGCCGAGAACCAGGCCAATGTTCGCCAGGAACCACTCCATCAGGTGGCGTCCTCCCTGTGGCGGCGGACTTCCTCGATCAGGGCAAGGACTTCCGGCGCCTTCAAGACCCCGGCTACCCTGCCGTCGTCGTCCACGGCAACGCCCAATCCCGATGGCGAGGACAACGCCGAATCCAGCGCCCGGCGCAAAGTGTCTCCCTTATGGAAGAGGGAACCTCCGGGGACCAGCCCGGCACCGTCCCGGGGTGAGGACCACCCGAGGGGACGTGATTCGTCGTCCACCACCAGCGCCCACTCCCCCGAACGGCGTCCGGCGTTTTGGCCCTCGGTTTGTCCCACCATGGTGACGGGGTGGAGTCTCACGGAGTCGGCGACGTCGAAGGCAAGGTGGCGGAAACCACGGTCCCTGCCCACGAAGGAGGCCACAAAATCGTTGGCCGGTGCCCGCAGGATTTCTTCCGGGGCGGCATACTGGGCAAGCTTGCCGCCAATAGCAAAGACTGCCACTTTGTCGCCCAACACCGTGGCCTCGTCAATATCATGCGTGACAAACACGATGGTTTTAGCCAGCTCGCGCTGCAGGCGCAGGAGTTCCTGCTGGAGTTCATCGCGGACCACCGGGTCAACGGCGCTGAAGGGCTCGTCCATCAGAAGCACCGGCGGGTCGGCTGCGAGCGCGCGTGCCACTCCCACGCGCTGCTGCTGACCGCCTGACAGTTGCGAGGGATACCGTTTGCCGAGCACCGAAGCCAGCCCAACGACGTCGAGAAGTTCTGCGGCACGTTTGCGCGCATCCGCTTTGGATACGCCGTTGAGCCGCGGAACCGTAGCGATGTTATCCAAAACGGACCGGTGCGGAAGCAGCCCGGAGGACTGCATGACATAGCCCATGGAGCGGCGAAGCTGCGCTGCCGGCACTGTGGAGACATCCTTGCCTGCCACCGTGATGGTGCCCGAACTTGGTTCCACCATGCGGTTGATCATGCGCAGGGACGTCGTTTTGCCACAGCCCGAGGGACCGACGAGGACGGTGATGGCCCCCTTGTCGATGGACATGGTCAGGTTGTCGACGGCCGGCTGGCCGCCTTGGTATTGCTTGGTCACGCTCTGGAACTCAATCATGGCTTCTGCCATACCCGGGCCTATCTTCGGCGGACGATCTTCACCCAGCGTAGCCAGCACCACCGACGATGTCAGCGACGCCACGTATTCCGTAATGAATCGGCAATGTTCAGCGTTTGCGTCGTTTGCCGCCCTTTGCTGCGCGTTCCTGGGCTTGATCGTGCCGGTGTCTTTCCGCGGCACGCTGTCCCCTGTCCGCCGACATCACCTTTTGATGCCATTCGCGCTGATAGGCCCGCCTGGCTGCGGCATCGTGTTTCCGGTTCAGGGCCGCCAGTTCGCGTTGCAGTTTGAGGTAGCTGCCCCACCGGCGCTCGTCCAGGGTTCCGTCGGCGAGCGCCTCCAACACGGCGCACCCCGGCTCGGCTTGGTGGGAGCAATCGGCGAAGCGGCATCCGGCGAACAGCCCCTCAAGGTCGCCGAACATCTCCTCCATTCCGTCTTCGGCGTCGAACAGCCCAAAGCCACGGACACCTGGAGTGTCCATGAGCACGGCACCGCCTGCCAGCGGCACCAGTTCCCGGGAGGTGGTGGTATGCCGCCCCTTGCCGTCACCGGCACGCACCTCACCCGTTGCCTGGAGATCGCGTCCGGCGAGGGCGTTGATGAGCGTGGATTTGCCGGCACCCGAAGGGCCGAGCAGCACCAGCGTGGCCCCGTCCGGGATGTGCTGCCTGAGGTCCTCGATGCCGTCGCCCTGCTCTGCGGAGGTGGTGACCACCTCCACGCCGGCAGCCTGGAGGATGACTTCACCTACGACGTCGTCTGCCAGGTCCGCCAGGTCGGCTTTGGTAATGACGACCAGCGGAGTTGCGCCGGAATCCCATGCGGCCACGAGCGTCCGCTCCAGCCGGTTATGGGTAAGAGGCCGGTCCACGGGAACCACTACCGCCACGATGTCGATGTTGCTGCCCAGGATTTGTTCTTCGGAGGATGCCTCGAAAGCGCGCTTTCGGCTCAGGGCCGAATGCCGGGGAAGAACCTCGACGACGGATGGCTCACCGGCGCCGTTATGCCCCAGCCACACCCAGTCCCCGGTGGCGGGCACCAAACCATGCCCGGGATAGGGAAGATGGAGCAGGCCGCTGCTTGAGGCTACGAGCACACGGTTCCTGTCGAGGCGGACCACCCGTGCCGGAGTGTTGACGCTGGTGTGGCCGTCCGTAGCGGGATTGGTGCGGAAGAGTTCAGCGGTGCTTTCGGTATAGCCGTAGTCTGTTGGGCCTTGGAGACGGTGGCCGTCGACTGCGTCGCTGAAACTGTTTTTTGGGTCGCTTGAAGAAGCGTTAGTATTCACGTTTGGTACCTCTGCTGAGGCCCCGGCCGCCTAGCTTTGGCAGGCTGATGCCGGGACAGGAATGGTGGTGTGATGACGGTGCGCCGCGCGTGAGTGCGGGGCGCGCAGGATTATGGCAATCATCAGTTCCACCTCCTCAGCATCCGGGCCGGCAGCTGGAGGGCCGGCAACGTTCTACAGCGTAGCCAAGCCACTGGGCCTTTGGCTAGGTCTTTTGGGAGGCCTTTAGTCGAGCTTCCCGTCGGCTGGCCGCTCATTGTGCAGACGTAGTGCCACGTCCACCAGGGAGACCCGGTTGAGTTTGCCGATATCTTCCAGGGGAATCCACGCCGCATGGGTAGTGCTGCCATCCACCTCGTGCGTCAGCTCGCCACCGACGATCGTGGCCTCGTAGACCAGCCGGAGCGCCTGGAAGTCCCGCAGCGTACCGTCCTGCCCGGCTTCCGCGGGCCAGTGTCCGACGTCGATGCCCAGCATGCGATCGATGCGGGCCTCATAACCGGTTTCTTCATAGACCTCGCGGCGGCATCCGTCCACGGGATGCTCCGCAAGGTCCAGGCCCCCGCCCGGCAGCGTCCAGCCTTCTTTGCCGTCCTGCTTCCAGTAGGCGAGAAGAATCCGGTCCTCCTGAATGATGATGGCGTAAGCGGCAGGGCGGGTGTCGAACTCCAGGGTCATGGTGCCAGCTTAGTAGGCAGCTACTTCCAGCCGGTCTGCACTAAGGCAATTCGGCCGCCATGATCGGCCCCGACTCTTCCGGGCCGAGGTCCGGTCCTTCACGGAGCTCGACGACGGTCCCCGCTTGGGCGAGCTCCAGCACCTTGATGCTGTTGAGGCCACGCTTCACCAGGGGCGCCGGGGCATACAGGGTTACCTGAGGCCCTTTGTCCCAATATCGGCCCAACAGGAAGCCGTTGAGCCAGACGAAGCCCTTTCCGGAACCAGGGAGCGCAATATATGTATCCGCCGGTTCCGCAACCAAGAACTCCGCTCCGGATAGTCCCTCGAGCTCCTCTGCCGCCCATTCAGCCAACGGTACTGGCGTTTGCGTCCAGTGGAAGGTGTAGCGCTGGTTGATCAGGACACCGCCCTGGATTCCTTTGCCATGCCCGGTCAGGGGACCGTAGTTGATGCGGCCCAGGTTCTCCACGAGGATCTCCAGCTTGGCCGGGACGCCGGTTCCGGTGACAGCCAACCCTTCGGCCCCGTTCACATCGTCGAGGACCCCGGCAAACTGACCATCCACCCAGATGTAGGCACGGTCATTCAACCCTGTGATTTTGAGGCGGCTCTCTACTGGGGCCCCGGGGCGTCCCGGGAGAGTCGCCTCGGCCGCATAAAGGACCATGCCGGCGTCGAGTCCCAACTGTTCAAAAGTGAGCGGTTTGACGCTGGTAACCGGCTTGCCCGAATCGCGGACGAGCTCCAACAGGTCCCGGCCTTCCGTCAGGGCCAGGGACTGCGCTGGAAGGACCGGGGCGTCCGTGAGCAACCCGGCAGGCAGTTCAGGAAGGTCCTCGATGCCCTGGGCGCGGTAGAACTCCTTCCTGAAGGCATGGAACTTTGGCGTTAATGCTCCGTTCTCGGCAATAGGGGCATCGGAGTCGTAGCTGGTGACCGTCGGCTGGAGCATGGTGCCATCGTGGTTGCTGCCGGATCCCAGGCCAAAGTTGGTGCCTCCATGTGCCATGTAGACGCACACCGATCCACCAGCATCGAGCATTTTCCGTGCTTCCGCCGCGGCGTCGTGGGCGTCGCGGCGGTGGTGGTGTTCGCCCCAGTGGTCAAACCAACCACCCCAGAATTCGACATTGAAGAACGGCTCGTCCGGTCGGCGCCTCTGCCATGTTGCGATAGCCTCGTCACCCCGGCTTCCCAACGTGGCTGTCGCCCAGGTCCCCTCGACGGAGCCGCCGTCGAGGAAGTAGTCAGTGCCGCCGTCGGCGGTGAACAGCAGCTCAGTGATCCCGCGCTCCTCCAAAGCACGGCGGTTCCAGCGGATGTACTCGTGGTCGTCGCCGTAGCTGCCATATTCGTTCTCAATCTGGACGGCGACGACCGGGCCGCCCGCAGATGCCTGCCGTGAGGCGATCTGCGGGAGAAGGTGATCGAACCACTCCTCGATCGCGGCCGTAAACTGTGGATCCATGCACCGCAGGCCGATCCCGGGGATTCCGGTGAGCCAGGCCGGGAAGCCGCCGTTGTCCCACTCCGCGCAAATGTAGGGGCCTGGCCGGACAATGACGTCCAAACCTTCCTCCGCGGCGAGATCGATGAAACGGCCAATGTCCCTCCAGCCTGTAAAGTCCGGCGCCTCTTCGCGCTTAGGCTGGTGGAAGTTCCAGGCGACGTAGGTGTCAACAGTGTTGGCGCCCATGGCCTTCAGCCGACGTAGGCGGTCCTGCCACAAATCGGGGTGAACCCGGAAGTAGTGGATGGCTCCCGCAAGGATGCGATACGGTTCACCCGAACGGTAGAGGACGGCGTCGTGGTAGCTCAAAAGGGCGTTGTTCACACGGAACAGATTAGCTCAATTTCCAACATTTATGCACAGGTGATGAACACATGACCAATCTTGATACTTCGCCGGCGGAACAAGTCTGCCCCGCCGCCCATGAAGGACAAGGCCCGTGCGTGCAGTTATGGCCCGAGCGTGAAGTTCCGCTGGGCGGCGTCCGTGCCATGAACGTGTTCCGCACCTTGCCCCAGCGCGGTTTGCCCACCGTTGGCGCTTGGTGCTTCCTGGACAGTTTTGGGCCGGACCGCGTGGCAATGAGCGTTCTCCCCCACCCCCACTGCGGTCTCCAGACGGTGAC
Coding sequences:
- a CDS encoding NUDIX hydrolase; translated protein: MTLEFDTRPAAYAIIIQEDRILLAYWKQDGKEGWTLPGGGLDLAEHPVDGCRREVYEETGYEARIDRMLGIDVGHWPAEAGQDGTLRDFQALRLVYEATIVGGELTHEVDGSTTHAAWIPLEDIGKLNRVSLVDVALRLHNERPADGKLD
- a CDS encoding ABC transporter permease is translated as MEWFLANIGLVLGLAGQHLVLALIPMLLGLVISIPLAQLARRNSTLRSVVATATSLLYTIPSLALFIILPTILGTRILDPLNVVVALTIYAVALLVRAAMDAFDSVDDDLRNAAVAMGFKPSARFFQVDLPLSLPVLFAGLRVVSVSNISLVSVAALLGVGNLGILFTDGLQRTFVTEVVVGIIAILILALLMDAVLVVLERLLTPWTRAAGGGTGERKNGTALLTEPKTGPHLPHAPVRPDPGASA
- a CDS encoding beta-galactosidase family protein, with protein sequence MNNALLSYHDAVLYRSGEPYRILAGAIHYFRVHPDLWQDRLRRLKAMGANTVDTYVAWNFHQPKREEAPDFTGWRDIGRFIDLAAEEGLDVIVRPGPYICAEWDNGGFPAWLTGIPGIGLRCMDPQFTAAIEEWFDHLLPQIASRQASAGGPVVAVQIENEYGSYGDDHEYIRWNRRALEERGITELLFTADGGTDYFLDGGSVEGTWATATLGSRGDEAIATWQRRRPDEPFFNVEFWGGWFDHWGEHHHRRDAHDAAAEARKMLDAGGSVCVYMAHGGTNFGLGSGSNHDGTMLQPTVTSYDSDAPIAENGALTPKFHAFRKEFYRAQGIEDLPELPAGLLTDAPVLPAQSLALTEGRDLLELVRDSGKPVTSVKPLTFEQLGLDAGMVLYAAEATLPGRPGAPVESRLKITGLNDRAYIWVDGQFAGVLDDVNGAEGLAVTGTGVPAKLEILVENLGRINYGPLTGHGKGIQGGVLINQRYTFHWTQTPVPLAEWAAEELEGLSGAEFLVAEPADTYIALPGSGKGFVWLNGFLLGRYWDKGPQVTLYAPAPLVKRGLNSIKVLELAQAGTVVELREGPDLGPEESGPIMAAELP
- the rsgA gene encoding ribosome small subunit-dependent GTPase A — translated: MNTNASSSDPKNSFSDAVDGHRLQGPTDYGYTESTAELFRTNPATDGHTSVNTPARVVRLDRNRVLVASSSGLLHLPYPGHGLVPATGDWVWLGHNGAGEPSVVEVLPRHSALSRKRAFEASSEEQILGSNIDIVAVVVPVDRPLTHNRLERTLVAAWDSGATPLVVITKADLADLADDVVGEVILQAAGVEVVTTSAEQGDGIEDLRQHIPDGATLVLLGPSGAGKSTLINALAGRDLQATGEVRAGDGKGRHTTTSRELVPLAGGAVLMDTPGVRGFGLFDAEDGMEEMFGDLEGLFAGCRFADCSHQAEPGCAVLEALADGTLDERRWGSYLKLQRELAALNRKHDAAARRAYQREWHQKVMSADRGQRAAERHRHDQAQERAAKGGKRRKR
- a CDS encoding ABC transporter ATP-binding protein — encoded protein: MAEAMIEFQSVTKQYQGGQPAVDNLTMSIDKGAITVLVGPSGCGKTTSLRMINRMVEPSSGTITVAGKDVSTVPAAQLRRSMGYVMQSSGLLPHRSVLDNIATVPRLNGVSKADARKRAAELLDVVGLASVLGKRYPSQLSGGQQQRVGVARALAADPPVLLMDEPFSAVDPVVRDELQQELLRLQRELAKTIVFVTHDIDEATVLGDKVAVFAIGGKLAQYAAPEEILRAPANDFVASFVGRDRGFRHLAFDVADSVRLHPVTMVGQTEGQNAGRRSGEWALVVDDESRPLGWSSPRDGAGLVPGGSLFHKGDTLRRALDSALSSPSGLGVAVDDDGRVAGVLKAPEVLALIEEVRRHREDAT